The following coding sequences lie in one Arachis stenosperma cultivar V10309 chromosome 5, arast.V10309.gnm1.PFL2, whole genome shotgun sequence genomic window:
- the LOC130981322 gene encoding pentatricopeptide repeat-containing protein At1g62680, mitochondrial-like produces the protein MYNAIIDSLCKDTLVSQAFHLFSEMLAKGISPDVTHTVLIFGLCLEGQYKEAIDLLSDMVLRNITPNVHTYSILIDGLCKEGKIKDAKSVLAVMAKLSYNIMINGFCKSKMIDDALNLFEEMRHKNLVPDTVTYSTLIDGLSKSKRISCALELLVKMHERGPPANVVTYNSLLDGMFNIKQVDKALMLFKQMKENGIDPDIWTYNVLIDGLCKGGRLVVAKEIFKDLSVKGYPPNVRIHYYDQWALQRGLV, from the exons ATGTACAATGCAATTATTGATAGCCTCTGCAAGGATACACTTGTAAGTCAGGCTTTTCATTTATTCTCTGAAATGCTTGCTAAGGGAATTTCTCCCGATGTTACACATACAGTTCTCATTTTTGGATTGTGTCTTGAGGGTCAATATAAGGAAGCCATTGATTTGTTAAGTGATATGGTGCTTAGAAACATTACTCCAAATGTTCATACCTATAGTATTTTGATCGATGGGCTATGCAAGGAAGGAAAGATCAAAGATGCTAAGAGTGTATTGGCTGTAATGGCAAAACTG AGTTACAATATCATGATTAATGGCTTTTGCAAAAGTAAAATGATCGATGACGCCTTGAATCTCTTCGAAGAGATGCGTCACAAGAACTTGGTTCCAGACACGGTAACTTACAGCACTCTTATTGATGGCTtgagcaaatcaaagagaatcTCTTGTGCTTTGGAGCTTCTTGTCAAGATGCACGAAAGAGGTCCACCCGCTAATGTAGTCACTTACAATTCCTTGTTGGATGGGATGTTCAATATCAAACAAGTTGACAAGGCACTTATGTTATTCAAGCAAATGAAAGAGAATGGCATTGATCCAGATATATGGACGTACAATGTACTTATTGATGGCCTATGcaaaggtggaagacttgtagTTGCAAAAGAGATTTTTAAAGATCTTTCTGTGAAAGGCTATCCTCCAAATGTGAGGATACACTATTATGATCAATGGGCTCTGCAGAGAGGGCTTGTTTGA